The Apodemus sylvaticus chromosome 22, mApoSyl1.1, whole genome shotgun sequence genome includes a region encoding these proteins:
- the LOC127672367 gene encoding 60S ribosomal protein L17-like — protein sequence MVRCSLDPENPTKSCKSRGSNLPVHFKNTRETAQVIKDMHIRKATRYLKDVILKEQCVLFWPYNGEASRCAQAKQWGWTQGRWPEKSAELLLHMLKNAESNAELKGLDIDSLVTEHIQVNKAPKMRRRTYRAHGRINPYMSSPCHIEMILTEKEQIVPKPEEEVAQKKKISQKKLKKQKLMARE from the coding sequence ATGGTTCGCTGCTCTCTTGATCCAGAGAACCCCACAAAATCATGCAAATCAAGAGGTTCAAACCTTCCTGTTCACTTTAAGAACACTAGGGAAACTGCCCAGGTCATCAAGGATATGCATATCCGCAAAGCCACCAGGTATCTGAAGGATGTCATTTTAAAGGAGCAATGTGTGCTATTCTGGCCATATAATGGTGAAGCCAGTCGGTGTGCCCAGGCCAAACAGTGGGGCTGGACACAGGGACGGTGGCCAGAAAAGAGTGCTGAACTTTTGCTGCACATGCTTAAAAATGCAGAGAGTAATGCTGAACTTAAGGGTTTAGACATAGATTCTCTAGTCACTGAGCACATCCAGGTGAACAAGGCACCTAAGATGCGCCGACGAACCTACAGAGCTCACGGCCGGATTAACCCATACATGAGCTCCCCCTGCCACATTGAGATGATCCTCACTGAGAAGGAACAGATCGTTccaaagccagaagaggaggttgcacagaagaaaaagatatcccagaagaaactgaagaaacaaaaactcatgGCACGGGAATAA